A single genomic interval of Solimonas sp. K1W22B-7 harbors:
- a CDS encoding MlaD family protein, with product MINSKWNLAMVGGFVLLGLVSLVLTLAVLAGRTGSTDTYYTVYANVSGLKFGSKVLFEGYPVGQVEEVEPYVQQGQMRFRVRMSVTEGWKIPSDSIARSTASGVLAPQTIEISAGSSPKALEPGATITAGGMGGLMSSVASVTGNIDELTEQALLPLLQNLNRQVTLLGTILQEDIRPLAQNSNKVMVAASRDVPTILGHLERVSARADRLLSPQRVEALGRTIDHADQTLLSLRNGSRQLEQAAPDVLVALRELRLTIESMSRRSEGVAQNLETSTRNLQEFSRQIRRSPGTLLRAPEPPREDGPPSELEKKP from the coding sequence ATGATCAACAGCAAGTGGAACCTGGCGATGGTCGGCGGCTTCGTGCTGCTGGGCCTGGTCAGCCTGGTGCTGACGCTGGCGGTGCTGGCGGGGCGCACCGGCAGCACCGACACCTACTACACGGTCTACGCCAACGTCAGCGGCCTCAAGTTCGGTTCCAAGGTGCTGTTCGAGGGCTACCCGGTGGGGCAGGTGGAAGAGGTCGAGCCTTACGTGCAGCAGGGCCAGATGCGCTTCCGTGTGCGCATGTCGGTGACCGAGGGCTGGAAGATTCCCTCCGACAGCATCGCGCGCTCCACCGCCAGCGGCGTGCTGGCGCCGCAGACCATCGAGATCTCCGCCGGCAGCAGCCCCAAGGCCCTGGAGCCGGGCGCCACCATCACCGCCGGCGGCATGGGCGGCCTGATGTCCAGCGTTGCCAGCGTCACCGGCAATATCGACGAGCTGACCGAGCAGGCCCTGCTGCCGCTGCTGCAGAACCTCAACCGCCAGGTGACGCTGCTGGGCACGATCCTGCAGGAGGACATCCGCCCGCTGGCGCAGAACAGCAACAAGGTGATGGTTGCCGCCTCCAGGGATGTGCCGACGATCCTCGGCCACCTCGAGCGCGTCAGCGCGCGCGCCGACCGGCTGCTGTCGCCGCAGCGCGTCGAGGCCCTGGGCCGCACGATCGACCATGCCGACCAGACCCTGCTGAGCCTGCGCAACGGCAGCCGTCAGCTCGAGCAGGCGGCCCCCGATGTGCTGGTGGCGCTGCGCGAACTGCGCCTGACCATCGAGAGCATGTCGCGGCGCTCCGAGGGCGTCGCGCAGAACCTCGAGACCAGCACACGCAACCTGCAGGAGTTCAGCCGACAGATCCGGCGCAGCCCCGGCACGCTGCTGCGGGCGCCCGAACCGCCGCGCGAAGACGGCCCGCCGTCCGAGCTGGAGAAGAAGCCATGA
- a CDS encoding ABC transporter ATP-binding protein, with amino-acid sequence MTAIVEVEKLVARYGERTVIKGIDLEVQAGEIMVIMGGSGSGKSTLLRHLLGLQQPHSGVIRLLGEDINTIGPQRLVELRRKMGVAFQGGALFSSMTVGDNVMLPLREHTRLDLSTMQIMMRLKLDIVNLAGCEQLMPAQLSGGMIKRAAMARAIIMDPRLLFLDEPSAGLDPVVAASLDELILKLRDATGMSLVVVTHELESAFKIADRIAVLDHGDMLVCGTVAEVKASGSERVQALLNRRIQPLELNPEEYLKRLTGGPVSSGATA; translated from the coding sequence ATGACCGCCATCGTCGAGGTGGAGAAGCTGGTGGCACGCTACGGCGAGCGCACCGTGATCAAGGGTATCGACCTGGAAGTGCAGGCCGGCGAGATCATGGTGATCATGGGGGGCTCGGGTTCCGGCAAGAGCACGCTGCTGCGCCACCTGCTGGGCCTGCAGCAGCCGCACTCCGGCGTCATCCGCCTGCTCGGCGAGGACATCAACACCATCGGCCCGCAGCGACTGGTGGAGCTGCGCCGCAAGATGGGCGTGGCCTTCCAGGGCGGCGCGCTGTTCAGTTCCATGACGGTGGGCGACAACGTCATGCTGCCGCTGCGCGAGCACACGCGCCTGGACCTGTCGACCATGCAGATCATGATGCGGCTCAAGCTCGACATCGTGAACCTGGCCGGCTGCGAGCAGTTGATGCCGGCGCAACTGTCCGGCGGCATGATCAAGCGTGCCGCGATGGCGCGCGCCATCATCATGGATCCGCGCCTGCTGTTCCTCGACGAACCCAGCGCCGGCCTCGACCCGGTGGTGGCGGCCTCGCTGGACGAACTGATCCTGAAACTGCGCGACGCCACCGGCATGAGCCTGGTGGTGGTGACGCACGAACTGGAAAGCGCCTTCAAGATCGCCGACCGCATCGCCGTTCTGGATCACGGCGACATGCTGGTCTGCGGTACCGTGGCCGAGGTCAAGGCCAGCGGCAGCGAGCGCGTGCAGGCGCTGCTCAACCGCCGTATCCAGCCGCTGGAACTCAATCCCGAGGAATACCTGAAGCGCCTCACCGGCGGACCGGTGAGCAGCGGAGCGACGGCATGA
- a CDS encoding MlaE family ABC transporter permease produces the protein MRNAAETIGRNTLAGITELGLAAVLFLESVGWLLTGTRRRQPVRMSAVLLQCVDIGLRAIPIVTVLSFAIGAMVAIQGIHTLSIFGAESQVTVGIALSVTREFAPLITGILVAGRSGSALAARLGTMKINEEISALTVIGINPVRYLVAPALVAMLLMVPLLTWYADMVALLGAGIYVSLELGLSFTAYLGELRQFLSNDDILHGIGKSALFGVLITLVGVVNGLGVSGGAEGVGRMTTRSVVHAISAIVVTDMIFTFLVTR, from the coding sequence ATGCGCAATGCAGCGGAGACGATCGGACGCAACACGCTGGCCGGCATCACCGAGCTGGGGTTGGCGGCCGTGCTGTTCCTGGAAAGCGTCGGCTGGCTGCTCACCGGCACGCGGCGGCGCCAGCCGGTGCGCATGTCCGCGGTACTGCTGCAATGCGTCGACATCGGCCTGCGCGCCATCCCCATCGTCACCGTGCTGAGCTTCGCCATCGGCGCCATGGTGGCGATCCAGGGCATCCATACGCTCAGCATCTTCGGCGCCGAAAGCCAGGTCACCGTCGGCATCGCGCTGTCGGTGACGCGCGAGTTCGCGCCGCTGATCACCGGCATCCTGGTCGCCGGCCGCTCCGGCTCGGCCCTGGCCGCGCGCCTGGGCACCATGAAGATCAACGAGGAGATCAGCGCGCTCACGGTGATCGGCATCAACCCGGTGCGCTACCTGGTGGCGCCGGCGCTGGTGGCGATGCTGCTGATGGTGCCGCTGCTGACCTGGTACGCCGACATGGTGGCCCTGCTCGGCGCCGGCATCTACGTGTCGCTGGAACTGGGCCTGTCGTTCACCGCCTACCTCGGCGAGTTGCGCCAGTTCCTGTCCAACGACGACATCCTGCACGGCATCGGCAAGAGCGCGCTGTTCGGCGTGCTCATCACCCTGGTGGGCGTGGTCAACGGCCTGGGGGTCAGCGGCGGTGCCGAGGGCGTCGGCCGCATGACCACGCGCTCGGTGGTGCACGCGATCTCCGCCATCGTTGTCACGGACATGATTTTCACTTTCCTGGTCACAAGATAA
- a CDS encoding STAS domain-containing protein gives MTFRISEDGGAATVFLTGDIDLETSPLARQTLLKAVDKGLPVVVDMGGVSYMDSSGIASLVEAFQRAKTAGHEFSLVRVGGAVQKVLALARLDKVFRIL, from the coding sequence ATGACTTTCCGCATCAGCGAGGACGGTGGCGCCGCCACGGTGTTCCTCACCGGCGACATCGACCTGGAGACCTCGCCGCTGGCGCGCCAGACGCTGCTGAAGGCGGTCGACAAGGGCCTGCCGGTGGTGGTGGACATGGGCGGGGTGAGCTACATGGACTCCTCCGGCATTGCCAGCCTGGTCGAAGCCTTCCAGAGGGCCAAGACCGCCGGGCACGAGTTTTCGCTGGTGCGCGTCGGCGGGGCGGTGCAGAAGGTGCTGGCGCTGGCCAGGCTGGACAAGGTCTTCCGTATCCTTTAA
- a CDS encoding ATP-binding SpoIIE family protein phosphatase: protein MTPEAPAGAQTGPDYLSLFAELLEDFASLDIEVSMVRRALSRIAEVMNAESASLFLLEGVEGDPRARLVCQACVGPSDITGLSLPLGSGIVGRAVQLDEPQLVADTRKDPDFVPPSAQMNYQVRSILCAPLSVKGQRLGAVEVINRRDCDNLFNERDCEALATLANAAALALVNGRLMQAQVEQARTRRELELAASVQRALLPRDTAASEWVCGVNLPARGVSGDFYDVLPLVGGSIAFALADVSGKGMNAALVAVKAATLFRSSAKEMRKPGKLLARIGAELMETMAQGMFVTMVVGIYDPRTHTVRFANAGHEPPVWRDRNGRCHSFPAEEPPLGIVAPEGGVYPETTLRLDGGSLYLYTDGCTESRDADGAMRGAEGIQALIADYAGLPLAERVHALANSLAPDGADLRDDITLLVVEGRAPRRARRDLLLHQSFAAEAAQLKVIRHLVADIAGKAGMAAEAAQELVLAVDEACQNIIRHGYRDREDGRIDLTVRRGGDRLTVELVDFAPPVKQDECKGRPLDEVRPGGLGTFFMSALTDSMKYLRPPRGAGNRLALAKRLAAKTKGEQE from the coding sequence ATGACGCCCGAGGCGCCGGCCGGGGCGCAGACCGGGCCTGACTACCTCTCGCTGTTCGCCGAGCTGCTGGAGGATTTCGCCAGCCTCGACATCGAAGTGTCGATGGTGCGGCGGGCGCTGTCCCGGATCGCCGAGGTGATGAACGCCGAGTCGGCCTCGCTGTTCCTGCTGGAGGGTGTTGAAGGCGATCCCAGGGCGCGGCTGGTCTGCCAGGCCTGCGTCGGCCCCAGCGACATCACCGGCCTGTCCCTGCCGCTGGGCAGCGGCATCGTCGGCCGCGCGGTGCAGCTCGACGAGCCGCAGCTGGTCGCCGACACCCGCAAGGACCCCGACTTCGTGCCGCCCTCGGCGCAGATGAACTACCAGGTGCGCTCGATCCTCTGCGCCCCGCTCAGCGTCAAGGGCCAGCGCCTGGGCGCGGTGGAGGTGATCAACCGCCGCGATTGCGACAACCTGTTCAACGAACGCGACTGCGAGGCCCTGGCCACGCTGGCCAATGCCGCCGCCCTGGCCCTGGTCAACGGCCGCCTGATGCAGGCGCAGGTGGAGCAGGCGCGCACCCGGCGCGAGCTGGAGTTGGCGGCCAGCGTGCAGCGGGCGCTGCTGCCCAGGGATACCGCCGCCAGCGAATGGGTCTGCGGCGTCAACCTGCCGGCGCGCGGCGTCTCCGGCGACTTCTACGATGTGCTGCCCCTGGTCGGCGGCAGCATCGCCTTCGCCCTGGCCGACGTCTCCGGCAAGGGCATGAACGCCGCCCTGGTGGCGGTCAAGGCGGCGACGCTGTTCCGCAGTTCGGCCAAGGAGATGCGCAAGCCCGGCAAGCTGCTGGCGCGCATCGGTGCCGAGCTGATGGAGACCATGGCGCAGGGCATGTTCGTGACCATGGTGGTGGGCATCTACGATCCGCGGACCCATACCGTGCGCTTCGCCAATGCCGGCCACGAGCCGCCGGTCTGGCGCGACCGCAACGGCCGCTGCCACTCGTTCCCCGCGGAGGAGCCGCCGCTGGGCATCGTCGCGCCCGAGGGCGGCGTCTACCCCGAGACCACGCTGCGCCTCGACGGCGGCAGCCTGTACCTCTACACCGACGGTTGCACCGAGAGCCGCGACGCCGACGGCGCCATGCGCGGTGCCGAGGGCATCCAGGCCCTGATCGCGGACTACGCCGGCCTGCCGCTGGCCGAGCGCGTCCACGCCCTGGCCAATTCGCTGGCGCCGGACGGCGCCGACCTGCGCGACGACATCACCCTGCTGGTGGTGGAGGGCAGGGCGCCGCGGCGCGCGCGGCGCGACCTGCTGCTGCACCAGTCCTTTGCCGCGGAGGCCGCCCAGCTCAAGGTCATCCGGCACCTGGTGGCCGATATCGCCGGCAAGGCCGGCATGGCCGCCGAGGCGGCGCAGGAACTGGTGCTGGCGGTGGACGAGGCCTGCCAGAACATCATCCGCCACGGCTACCGCGACCGCGAGGACGGCCGTATCGACCTGACCGTGCGCCGCGGCGGCGACCGCCTGACGGTGGAACTGGTGGACTTCGCCCCGCCGGTGAAACAGGATGAGTGCAAGGGCCGGCCGCTGGACGAGGTACGGCCCGGCGGGCTGGGGACCTTCTTCATGTCGGCGCTGACCGACAGCATGAAATACCTGCGCCCGCCGCGCGGCGCCGGCAACCGCCTGGCGCTGGCCAAGCGCCTGGCTGCAAAGACCAAGGGGGAGCAGGAATGA
- the ettA gene encoding energy-dependent translational throttle protein EttA — translation MSQYVYTMNRVGKIVPPKKEILRDISLSFFPGAKIGVLGYNGAGKSTLLKIMAGIDKDIVGEARPMPGLKIGYLPQEPKLDPDKNVRGNVEEALGELLKLKSDLEAVYAAYAEENADFDKLAARQADLESQIAAADAENIDLILNKAAEALNLPPWEADVSKLSGGERRRVALCRLLLSKPDMILLDEPTNHLDAESVAWLEKFLKDFPGTIIAVTHDRYFLDNVAGWILELDRGHGIPWQGNYSSWLDQKDKRLETEQKQEDARSKAIKEELEWVRKNPKGRQAKSKARIKAFEELSSQEYQKRSETKDLYIPPGQRLGDLVVEVSNLGKKFGDRTLYEGVSFKVPRGAIVGIIGANGMGKTTLFRILTGQDKDYQGDVRIGESVQFAYVDQSRDALNGDNSVFKEISGGLDILRVGNFEMPSRAYIGRFNFKGESQQKRVKELSGGERNRLHLAKMLLQGGNVLLLDEPTNDLDVETLRALEEGILDFPGCAMVISHDRWFLDRVATHILAFEDSGEVTWLEGNYREYEEDFRRRTGSEPGVNRRSRHKKLA, via the coding sequence ATGTCCCAGTACGTCTACACCATGAACCGGGTCGGCAAGATCGTGCCGCCCAAGAAGGAAATCCTTCGCGACATCTCCCTGTCGTTCTTCCCCGGCGCCAAGATCGGCGTGCTGGGCTACAACGGCGCCGGCAAGTCCACGCTGCTGAAGATCATGGCCGGCATCGACAAGGACATCGTCGGCGAAGCCCGGCCGATGCCGGGGCTCAAGATCGGCTACCTGCCGCAGGAACCCAAGCTGGACCCGGACAAGAACGTCCGCGGCAATGTCGAGGAGGCGCTGGGCGAGCTGCTCAAGCTCAAGTCCGACCTCGAGGCGGTCTACGCCGCCTACGCCGAGGAGAACGCCGACTTCGACAAGCTGGCCGCCCGCCAGGCCGACCTGGAGTCCCAGATCGCCGCCGCCGATGCCGAGAACATCGACCTGATCCTCAACAAGGCCGCCGAGGCCCTGAACCTGCCGCCCTGGGAAGCCGACGTCAGCAAGCTCTCCGGTGGTGAGCGCCGTCGCGTGGCCCTGTGCCGCCTGCTGCTGTCCAAGCCGGACATGATCCTGCTGGACGAGCCCACCAACCACCTCGACGCCGAGTCGGTGGCCTGGCTGGAGAAGTTCCTCAAGGACTTCCCGGGCACGATCATCGCGGTCACCCATGACCGCTACTTCCTCGACAACGTCGCCGGCTGGATCCTGGAGCTGGACCGCGGCCACGGCATCCCCTGGCAGGGCAACTACTCGTCCTGGCTGGACCAGAAGGACAAGCGCCTGGAAACGGAGCAGAAGCAGGAAGATGCCCGCTCCAAGGCGATCAAGGAAGAGCTCGAGTGGGTGCGCAAGAACCCCAAGGGCCGCCAGGCCAAGAGCAAGGCGCGCATCAAGGCCTTCGAGGAACTGTCCTCGCAGGAATACCAGAAGCGCAGCGAGACCAAGGACCTCTACATCCCGCCGGGCCAGCGCCTGGGCGACCTGGTGGTCGAGGTCAGCAACCTCGGCAAGAAGTTCGGCGACCGCACGCTGTACGAAGGCGTGAGCTTCAAGGTACCGCGCGGCGCCATCGTCGGCATCATCGGCGCCAACGGCATGGGCAAGACCACGCTGTTCCGCATTCTCACCGGCCAGGACAAGGACTACCAGGGCGACGTCAGGATCGGCGAGTCGGTGCAGTTCGCCTACGTCGACCAGAGCCGCGATGCGCTGAACGGCGACAACAGCGTGTTCAAGGAAATCTCCGGCGGCCTGGACATCCTGCGCGTCGGCAACTTCGAAATGCCCTCGCGCGCCTACATCGGCCGCTTCAACTTCAAGGGCGAGTCGCAGCAGAAGCGCGTCAAGGAACTCTCGGGCGGCGAACGCAACCGCCTGCACCTGGCCAAGATGCTGCTGCAGGGCGGCAACGTGCTGCTGCTTGACGAACCGACCAACGACCTCGACGTGGAAACCCTGCGCGCGCTGGAGGAAGGGATCCTCGACTTCCCGGGCTGCGCCATGGTGATCTCGCATGACCGCTGGTTCCTCGACCGCGTCGCCACCCACATCCTCGCCTTCGAGGATTCCGGCGAAGTGACCTGGCTCGAGGGCAACTACCGCGAGTACGAAGAAGACTTCCGCCGCCGCACCGGCTCCGAGCCGGGCGTCAACCGTCGGTCGCGTCACAAGAAGCTGGCTTGA
- a CDS encoding ATP-binding protein, which yields MSPTPAALPPALAYRWRHGALQPLEFVQQLPPDQLLAVDRQKLALMRNTERFVRGLPANHALLTGARGTGKSSMVKAMLAAYAAEGLRLVEVPPHDLIDLPEIVAPLRGHPERFVLYVDDFSVAASDPALTALKTALDGGVEEPAENVLIYATSNRRHLMPELRSDNAEYHWVNDELHPGESTEEKIALSERFGLWLSFQPFNQDQYLDLVRLHLRQLGHEAWDEETEKLALRWALNRASRSGRVARQFARDWAGT from the coding sequence ATGAGCCCCACCCCTGCCGCCCTGCCCCCCGCCCTGGCCTACCGCTGGCGCCATGGCGCCCTGCAGCCGCTGGAGTTCGTGCAGCAGCTGCCGCCGGACCAGCTGCTGGCGGTGGACCGCCAGAAGCTGGCGCTGATGCGCAATACCGAGCGCTTCGTGCGCGGCCTGCCGGCCAACCATGCGCTGCTGACCGGCGCCCGCGGCACCGGCAAGTCCTCGATGGTCAAGGCCATGCTGGCGGCTTACGCCGCCGAGGGGCTGCGCCTGGTGGAAGTGCCGCCGCATGACCTGATCGACCTGCCCGAGATCGTGGCGCCGCTGCGCGGGCACCCGGAGCGCTTCGTGCTGTACGTGGACGACTTCTCGGTGGCGGCCAGCGACCCGGCCCTGACGGCGCTCAAGACCGCGCTGGACGGCGGTGTCGAGGAGCCGGCCGAGAACGTGCTGATCTACGCCACCAGCAACCGCCGCCACCTGATGCCGGAACTGCGCAGCGACAACGCGGAGTACCACTGGGTGAACGACGAACTGCACCCTGGCGAATCCACCGAGGAGAAGATCGCCCTGTCCGAACGCTTCGGACTGTGGCTGTCGTTCCAGCCCTTCAACCAGGACCAGTACCTGGACCTGGTGCGCCTGCACCTGCGCCAGTTGGGACACGAGGCCTGGGACGAGGAAACCGAGAAACTGGCGCTGCGCTGGGCACTGAACCGCGCCTCGCGTTCGGGCCGCGTGGCCCGGCAATTCGCAAGGGACTGGGCCGGCACGTAG